The following are encoded together in the Acidobacteriota bacterium genome:
- a CDS encoding BatD family protein produces MDTNTHGWSFGWFRVAALVSWAVLLGPAGADSQEPDRLQVTVDRNQVALGDQLYLTIRIEGSPDEPPGLPELPDFRVLSRGERRDMQITNGRVSNSTSYNYLLIPTRAGSYEIGPVTAVIDGAEVRSRPFTIQVTDAGGQNDEQDRDLFVTSTVSTDRPWQGQQVIYTWRFYSRVPVGQGSIESMDFGSDVVVEDLGEVRQFSTSIDGVQYSVNEVRKALFPQRSGEVTLPQTQLRVQVEAEQARRPGRRRSIFDEFDSLLGAGGRWATKYLLTEPLTLDVRPLPPAPAGWNGLVGEFDIRASLSRRELQVGQSATLEVQVGGSGNVQLLTEPDIPELPAFKIYPDQPDASIDRSGRLLTGRKVFRRALVPLVAGALDVPPIDLVYFDPELGDYATRSTEHIDFDVTPAEGEEELMLTESLAPTTGKVAVRILADDILPIRRTAAGIVSAMPQGWRLWVWFVCGVLPPFMYVALLVHHRRERRYAADRTLRRRHRALRDALSVARKLRSGAGPASAAEASRIVRRYVGDKLGVEGSALTPSEAETALVRVGVDGALAARCRGLLERLEAAQYGLTPVAGGGGLAAETSTEGLSDLIKALDRQLRGRST; encoded by the coding sequence ATGGACACGAACACGCACGGGTGGTCCTTCGGCTGGTTCCGGGTCGCGGCTCTGGTCTCCTGGGCTGTCCTTCTGGGCCCAGCCGGGGCGGATTCCCAGGAGCCGGACCGGCTCCAGGTCACTGTCGACCGCAATCAGGTCGCCCTCGGCGATCAGCTCTACCTGACGATCAGAATCGAAGGGTCGCCGGACGAACCGCCGGGGCTGCCCGAATTGCCGGACTTTCGGGTCCTGTCGCGTGGCGAACGGCGCGACATGCAGATCACGAACGGCCGCGTCAGCAACAGTACGTCCTACAACTACCTCCTGATTCCCACGCGGGCCGGCAGCTACGAGATCGGCCCCGTCACCGCCGTGATCGACGGTGCGGAGGTCCGGAGTCGGCCGTTCACAATTCAGGTCACCGACGCCGGGGGCCAGAACGACGAGCAGGACCGGGATCTCTTCGTCACTTCGACCGTGTCGACGGATCGACCCTGGCAGGGCCAGCAGGTGATCTACACCTGGCGCTTCTACAGTCGTGTGCCCGTGGGACAGGGGTCGATCGAGTCGATGGACTTCGGCAGCGACGTGGTCGTCGAGGACCTAGGCGAGGTGCGGCAGTTCTCGACCTCGATCGACGGTGTCCAGTACTCGGTGAACGAGGTGCGCAAGGCGCTCTTCCCCCAGCGATCCGGCGAGGTGACACTGCCGCAGACCCAGCTTCGGGTACAGGTGGAGGCCGAGCAGGCGCGCCGGCCGGGCCGGAGGCGGAGCATTTTCGACGAGTTCGACAGTCTGCTTGGAGCGGGTGGGCGCTGGGCGACGAAGTACTTGCTCACGGAACCTCTGACGCTCGACGTCCGGCCGCTTCCACCGGCTCCAGCCGGCTGGAACGGTCTGGTCGGGGAGTTCGACATTCGGGCTTCGCTCAGCCGGCGCGAGCTGCAGGTGGGGCAGTCGGCCACGCTCGAAGTGCAGGTCGGCGGTAGCGGCAACGTGCAGCTCCTGACCGAGCCCGACATTCCGGAGCTGCCGGCGTTCAAGATCTATCCGGACCAACCGGACGCGAGCATCGACCGCAGCGGACGCCTGCTGACCGGCCGCAAGGTGTTCCGACGGGCCTTGGTCCCGCTGGTTGCCGGAGCCCTCGACGTCCCGCCGATCGATCTCGTCTACTTCGATCCTGAGCTTGGCGACTACGCGACCCGGTCGACCGAGCACATCGACTTCGATGTCACTCCGGCCGAGGGCGAGGAGGAGCTGATGCTTACCGAGTCGCTGGCGCCGACCACGGGCAAGGTGGCGGTGCGGATCCTCGCCGACGACATCCTGCCGATTCGCCGGACGGCGGCAGGCATCGTCTCGGCCATGCCTCAGGGGTGGCGTTTGTGGGTCTGGTTCGTTTGCGGCGTGTTGCCGCCCTTCATGTACGTGGCCCTGCTGGTGCACCATCGACGCGAACGCCGCTACGCCGCCGACAGGACGCTGCGCCGGCGTCACCGGGCGCTGCGCGACGCACTGTCCGTTGCGAGGAAGCTCCGCTCCGGCGCGGGGCCCGCCTCCGCGGCTGAGGCCTCCCGGATCGTGCGTCGCTACGTCGGCGACAAGCTGGGGGTCGAGGGCTCCGCCCTGACGCCGTCGGAGGCGGAGACCGCGCTGGTCCGGGTAGGCGTGGACGGCGCTCTGGCGGCGCGCTGCCGGGGACTGCTGGAGCGACTCGAGGCCGCCCAGTACGGCCTGACCCCGGTGGCGGGCGGCGGCGGACTGGCGGCGGAGACCAGCACCGAAGGTCTGAGCGATCTGATCAAGGCCCTCGACAGGCAGCTACGGGGCCGGAGTACGTGA
- a CDS encoding tetratricopeptide repeat protein encodes MSRPPEPVGRRRRMGPAAAPWLPGLGLLLLPLAVTAQAPNEELPSADVNGEAGIETPPVEYASPYAAWDAGAYDQALRGFADHQTERPDDPEVSLNVGAAHYKLNDFEAADNQFYRAAAIGDDELRAQALYNLGNSAYRQDKLEDAVDFYTASLEANPDDIDAKFNLEFVREEMRRRQQQNQGGENQQENEQQEQEQDQEDQGAQQQPEGDHGQGEQPSGQEQDPGDQGENQQPQGGEDPQDSDGDGIPDAEDPEMQPDGPDSESGSRPQEPQPGMTPEEAERYLQALEEGRPDPTRRGQRGRRSRLAKDW; translated from the coding sequence ATGTCACGGCCACCTGAGCCAGTAGGCCGGCGTCGCCGCATGGGCCCGGCTGCTGCACCCTGGCTGCCGGGGCTGGGGCTGCTTCTCCTTCCGCTCGCCGTCACGGCACAGGCTCCGAACGAGGAGCTGCCTTCTGCAGACGTGAACGGCGAAGCGGGCATCGAAACTCCTCCGGTCGAGTACGCATCGCCCTATGCGGCCTGGGACGCCGGCGCCTACGACCAGGCCCTGCGCGGGTTCGCTGACCACCAGACGGAGCGGCCGGACGACCCGGAGGTGAGTCTGAACGTCGGCGCCGCCCACTACAAGCTGAACGACTTCGAAGCGGCGGACAATCAGTTCTACCGGGCCGCGGCCATCGGTGACGATGAGCTGCGTGCTCAGGCGCTCTACAACCTGGGCAACAGCGCCTATCGTCAGGACAAGCTCGAAGACGCGGTCGACTTCTACACGGCGTCGCTCGAAGCGAATCCTGACGACATCGATGCGAAGTTCAACCTCGAGTTCGTGCGGGAGGAGATGAGGCGGCGCCAGCAGCAGAACCAGGGCGGCGAGAACCAGCAGGAGAACGAGCAGCAGGAGCAGGAACAGGACCAGGAGGACCAGGGCGCGCAGCAGCAGCCGGAGGGGGATCACGGTCAGGGAGAGCAACCGTCCGGCCAGGAGCAGGACCCGGGAGACCAGGGAGAGAACCAGCAGCCCCAGGGTGGCGAGGATCCGCAGGACAGCGACGGGGACGGCATCCCGGACGCCGAGGACCCGGAGATGCAGCCTGACGGACCGGATAGCGAGAGCGGGAGTCGTCCGCAGGAACCGCAGCCGGGAATGACGCCGGAGGAGGCGGAGCGCTACCTTCAGGCGCTGGAAGAGGGCCGGCCGGACCCGACCCGCCGGGGGCAGCGCGGGCGCAGAAGCCGGCTGGCGAAGGACTGGTAG
- a CDS encoding VWA domain-containing protein, with translation MSGRFATRDTGPGGAGSRRRRELLAWIPVLLLAGGCEMRTGRPDALWLLWLGPALLLFYVYAFRARARLLGRFASREMLPGLIAGVSRPRRRLKAFLVLVAVLALVASLAQPRWGFVWEEVHREGVDIVVALDVSDSMLVLDAEAGGELSRLERARREIADLLRRLEGDRIALVAFAGSAFLELPLTLDYSAAALFLEAMEPDLIPVKGTAIGEALRVSLEAFDRVAQTGSRKSRAIILITDGEDHLGEAQDAAEAAAEAGVRIFAIGIGRDEGAPIPREGGGFRTDRRGEIVLSRLDEAALQRIALTTGGRYVRSVTGDVDLEQIYAQGIKAQLEDQELGSSRQQRWEERFQWLLVIALAALMLEPLIGERLARRGAGQEGRDHVTAT, from the coding sequence GTGAGCGGGAGGTTCGCAACCCGCGACACCGGGCCGGGCGGCGCTGGCTCGCGCCGCCGCCGGGAACTGCTGGCGTGGATTCCGGTTCTGCTGTTGGCCGGCGGCTGCGAGATGCGTACGGGCCGGCCGGACGCGCTCTGGCTCCTGTGGCTCGGCCCGGCGCTCCTGCTGTTCTACGTCTACGCGTTCCGCGCCCGCGCGCGCCTGCTCGGTCGTTTCGCTTCTCGCGAGATGCTGCCGGGGTTGATTGCCGGCGTCAGCCGGCCGAGGCGGCGTCTGAAGGCGTTTCTCGTGCTCGTCGCCGTGCTCGCGCTCGTGGCGTCGCTGGCGCAGCCGCGCTGGGGCTTCGTGTGGGAGGAGGTGCATCGGGAGGGCGTCGACATCGTGGTCGCCCTCGACGTCTCGGACTCGATGCTCGTGCTGGATGCGGAGGCGGGCGGCGAACTGAGTCGGCTCGAACGTGCCCGGCGCGAGATCGCCGATCTGCTGCGGCGGCTGGAAGGAGACAGGATCGCGCTGGTTGCCTTTGCGGGCAGCGCCTTCCTGGAACTGCCCCTGACGCTGGACTACTCGGCGGCGGCGCTATTCCTCGAGGCCATGGAGCCGGATCTGATTCCGGTCAAGGGCACCGCGATCGGAGAGGCGCTCCGCGTTTCGCTCGAGGCCTTCGACCGGGTGGCCCAGACGGGTTCGCGGAAGTCGCGCGCGATCATCCTGATCACCGACGGCGAGGATCACCTGGGCGAGGCGCAGGACGCCGCCGAGGCCGCGGCCGAGGCGGGGGTGCGCATCTTCGCGATCGGCATCGGACGGGACGAGGGCGCACCCATACCCAGAGAGGGAGGCGGCTTCCGTACCGACCGCCGGGGCGAGATCGTCCTGAGCCGTCTGGACGAGGCGGCGTTGCAGCGGATCGCCCTGACCACGGGCGGCCGCTATGTCCGCTCGGTGACCGGCGACGTGGACCTCGAACAGATCTACGCTCAGGGCATCAAGGCGCAGTTGGAGGACCAGGAACTCGGCTCGAGCCGGCAGCAGCGCTGGGAGGAGCGGTTCCAGTGGCTGCTGGTCATCGCGCTGGCAGCGCTGATGCTCGAGCCGCTGATCGGCGAGCGCCTGGCGCGCCGTGGTGCTGGCCAGGAGGGAAGGGACCATGTCACGGCCACCTGA
- a CDS encoding VWA domain-containing protein has translation MTEQLVFADARWLWVLLPLYVIWALLWWLRPRLRQVSAKRGAGGDNAAVAYSSLGHALRTPRSGALTARRLVSALRLLVVALILLAVMRPQTGRALTEVSTEGIDIVLVIDTSGSMRALDLDAHERSLSRRRDRLEVAKGVVETFIAARPNDRVGLVVFGEEAFTQCPLTLDHGVAATFLEQLEIGMAGDATAIGSAVGVATKRLKDSDAESKVAILLTDGRSNAGSLSPVRAAEAAAALGVRLYTIGVGTRGQAPFVVETGFGPRVVYQDVEIDEETLRRMADTTGGAYYRAEDEVGLEQIYERIDALEKTEISQESYMEYEERFAWLVAPAVFLLLLEVVLLDTRLRKLP, from the coding sequence ATGACGGAACAACTCGTCTTCGCCGACGCCCGCTGGCTCTGGGTGCTGCTTCCGCTGTACGTGATCTGGGCGCTCCTGTGGTGGCTCCGGCCGCGCTTGCGCCAGGTCTCGGCGAAGCGCGGCGCCGGTGGCGACAACGCGGCTGTGGCGTACTCTTCCCTTGGCCATGCCCTGCGAACCCCGCGCTCCGGCGCGCTGACGGCGCGCCGGCTGGTCTCGGCTCTGCGGCTCCTCGTCGTCGCCCTGATCCTGCTTGCCGTCATGCGCCCGCAGACCGGTCGCGCGCTGACCGAGGTGAGTACGGAGGGAATCGACATCGTGCTCGTGATCGACACCTCAGGATCGATGCGGGCACTGGACCTGGATGCGCACGAACGTTCATTGAGCCGCCGGAGGGACCGGCTCGAAGTGGCGAAGGGGGTCGTCGAGACGTTCATCGCCGCCCGGCCCAATGACCGCGTCGGCCTGGTCGTCTTCGGCGAAGAGGCTTTCACCCAGTGTCCGTTGACGCTCGACCACGGGGTCGCGGCCACCTTTCTCGAGCAACTGGAGATCGGCATGGCCGGAGATGCCACGGCTATCGGATCGGCGGTCGGAGTCGCCACCAAGCGCCTCAAGGACTCGGATGCCGAGTCGAAGGTGGCCATCCTGCTCACGGACGGGCGGAGCAACGCCGGCTCCCTGTCGCCGGTGCGTGCGGCTGAAGCGGCGGCGGCGCTCGGCGTCCGGCTCTACACGATCGGCGTCGGCACCAGGGGGCAGGCACCCTTCGTGGTCGAGACCGGGTTTGGGCCGCGGGTCGTCTACCAGGACGTGGAGATCGACGAGGAGACGCTGCGCAGGATGGCGGACACGACAGGCGGCGCCTACTACCGGGCCGAGGATGAGGTCGGGTTGGAGCAGATCTACGAACGGATCGACGCGCTCGAGAAGACGGAGATCAGCCAGGAGTCCTACATGGAGTACGAGGAACGCTTCGCCTGGCTGGTGGCGCCGGCGGTGTTCCTGCTGCTGCTCGAGGTCGTGTTGCTCGATACCCGCCTGAGGAAGTTGCCGTGA
- a CDS encoding DUF58 domain-containing protein, translated as MFFFRPERNEAPEQETATLSPELLARIKAIQIRTQRLVTDALAGEYHSAFKGRGMEFEQVREYAPGDDIRHIDWNVTARMSSPFVKEHREERELTVMLIVDVSSSGAFGTSGKQKREVVAELAAVLAYLAIQNNDRVGMIIFSDRIERFIPPKKGRAHVWRVIREVLSFRPTGRGTDLDGALEYLGRVVRRRSVGFVISDFLDSGFGERLRVAARRHDLTAIRVLDQREVSMPRMGLIELEDAETGETMVIDTANRRVSESFVRLARQDMERRAEQFRQAGVGEIQVWADRPWIEPLVRYMRAREQSVRV; from the coding sequence ATGTTCTTCTTCAGACCAGAGCGGAACGAGGCCCCGGAGCAGGAAACGGCGACCCTGTCGCCCGAGCTGCTGGCGCGGATCAAGGCGATTCAGATCCGCACGCAGCGTCTCGTGACCGATGCGCTGGCCGGGGAGTACCACAGCGCCTTCAAGGGAAGGGGCATGGAGTTCGAGCAGGTGCGCGAGTACGCGCCGGGGGACGACATTCGCCACATCGACTGGAACGTGACGGCGCGGATGTCGAGCCCTTTCGTCAAGGAACACCGCGAGGAGCGCGAGTTGACGGTGATGCTGATCGTCGACGTGAGTTCCTCCGGGGCGTTCGGGACCTCCGGCAAACAGAAACGGGAGGTCGTCGCCGAGCTCGCGGCCGTGCTCGCCTACCTTGCGATCCAGAACAACGATCGGGTGGGGATGATCATCTTCTCGGACCGGATCGAGCGGTTCATTCCGCCCAAGAAGGGACGGGCGCACGTGTGGCGCGTGATTCGGGAAGTCCTCAGCTTTCGGCCCACCGGGCGCGGTACGGACCTGGACGGCGCGCTTGAGTATCTGGGCCGGGTGGTGCGGCGCCGGTCGGTGGGATTCGTCATCTCGGACTTCCTGGATTCAGGTTTCGGAGAGCGGTTGCGGGTCGCCGCGCGGCGTCACGATCTGACGGCGATCCGGGTGCTTGATCAGCGTGAAGTGAGCATGCCGCGCATGGGGCTCATCGAGCTCGAAGATGCGGAAACGGGCGAGACAATGGTCATCGACACGGCGAACCGGCGGGTCTCGGAGAGTTTCGTACGGTTGGCCAGGCAGGACATGGAGCGGCGGGCGGAACAGTTCCGCCAGGCGGGGGTCGGCGAGATTCAGGTCTGGGCCGACCGGCCGTGGATCGAGCCCCTGGTTCGCTACATGAGAGCGCGCGAGCAGTCGGTGCGGGTGTAG
- a CDS encoding MoxR family ATPase, with product MTMDSSENIPVDQPLAAPQTPPAGPAVPGVSEELRTEIAAQADLLQRVRAEVAKVIVGQIYMIDRLLMALIADGHVLVEGIPGLAKTTAIKTLSEAVHTGFSRIQFTPDLLPADLLGTQIYRADQHDFQVKQGPIFTNLLLADEINRAPAKVQSALLEAMQERQVTLGDQTFDLPDPFLVLATQNPIEQEGTYPLPEAQVDRFMLKLRVDYPDRQEEMEIMRRMARRERPAVEAVVSPEDIRRARDVADAIYLDPKVEEYVVDLVFATREPAGVGLEKLEPLIEYGASPRATIFLAAAARVQALMSGRAYVTPQDVKTVAPDVLRHRVLISYEAEARDLTSDDLIQELLNTVDVP from the coding sequence ATGACGATGGATTCCAGCGAGAACATTCCAGTCGATCAGCCCCTGGCGGCGCCTCAAACGCCGCCAGCCGGCCCTGCCGTGCCGGGCGTCAGCGAGGAGTTGCGCACGGAGATCGCCGCCCAGGCCGACCTGCTGCAGCGTGTCCGCGCCGAGGTAGCCAAGGTGATTGTCGGCCAGATCTACATGATCGATCGACTACTGATGGCGCTCATCGCCGATGGCCACGTCCTGGTCGAGGGCATTCCGGGCCTGGCCAAGACGACGGCGATCAAGACCCTCTCTGAAGCGGTTCACACCGGCTTCTCACGCATCCAGTTCACGCCGGACCTGCTGCCGGCGGACCTGCTGGGAACCCAGATCTACCGGGCGGATCAGCACGATTTCCAGGTCAAGCAGGGACCGATCTTCACCAACCTGCTGCTCGCCGACGAGATCAACCGCGCGCCGGCCAAGGTCCAGAGCGCGTTGCTCGAGGCGATGCAGGAACGACAGGTCACACTGGGCGACCAGACCTTCGATCTGCCGGACCCGTTCCTTGTCCTCGCGACCCAGAACCCGATCGAGCAGGAGGGGACGTACCCGCTACCGGAGGCGCAGGTCGACCGCTTCATGCTGAAGCTGCGCGTGGACTACCCGGACCGCCAGGAGGAGATGGAGATCATGCGACGGATGGCCCGTCGCGAGCGACCTGCCGTCGAAGCCGTGGTCAGTCCGGAGGACATCCGCCGCGCGCGCGATGTGGCCGACGCGATCTACCTCGACCCGAAGGTCGAGGAGTACGTTGTCGACCTCGTGTTCGCGACGCGGGAGCCGGCCGGGGTCGGCCTGGAGAAGCTCGAGCCGCTGATCGAGTACGGAGCGTCGCCACGTGCGACGATCTTCCTTGCCGCCGCGGCCCGCGTGCAGGCCCTGATGTCGGGCCGGGCCTACGTCACGCCGCAGGACGTCAAGACCGTGGCGCCGGACGTGCTCAGGCACCGGGTGCTGATCTCTTACGAGGCCGAGGCCAGGGACCTCACCTCGGACGACCTGATCCAGGAGCTCCTCAACACCGTCGACGTTCCCTGA
- a CDS encoding histidine phosphatase family protein has protein sequence MLLIVRHGETASNAARVVQTPGTPLNERGVGQAERLASRLREHHRKRPIGCVVASDLRRAEMTAEPVAGALGLPLLIEPLLAERNFGDLRGRAYADIGLDIMEPGYAPPGGEDWETFHLRVDAAWARIRQTAEAAEGDSVFVTHGLVCYSLALRHLHLGDGVEPPTRWGNTSVTHVQARAPWQACLVNCCDHLDAETADGGQVSGI, from the coding sequence GTGCTGCTCATCGTGCGCCACGGCGAGACCGCGTCGAACGCCGCCCGCGTCGTACAGACGCCAGGGACGCCTCTCAACGAACGCGGCGTCGGTCAGGCGGAGCGCCTGGCGTCGCGATTGCGGGAACACCACCGGAAACGTCCGATCGGCTGCGTCGTCGCGAGCGATCTGCGCCGGGCGGAGATGACCGCGGAGCCGGTGGCGGGGGCCCTGGGACTGCCTCTGCTCATCGAGCCCCTGCTCGCCGAGCGGAACTTCGGCGACCTGCGGGGGCGGGCCTACGCCGACATCGGCCTCGACATCATGGAACCAGGCTACGCACCGCCGGGCGGGGAGGACTGGGAGACGTTTCACCTTCGGGTGGATGCGGCCTGGGCCCGGATTCGCCAGACGGCAGAGGCAGCGGAGGGAGACAGCGTCTTCGTCACTCACGGTCTCGTCTGCTACTCGCTGGCGCTCCGTCATCTACACCTCGGTGACGGAGTGGAGCCGCCGACCCGGTGGGGCAACACGTCCGTTACCCATGTGCAGGCTCGGGCGCCCTGGCAAGCGTGCCTGGTCAACTGCTGCGACCACCTCGATGCCGAGACCGCGGATGGCGGTCAGGTGTCCGGGATCTGA
- a CDS encoding glycosyltransferase family 2 protein — protein MPPQLSIVAPVYNEAGNLERLVAETHDAMTSAGLDYELILVDDRSTDGSRDVLTELATDNERLRVLSLERHAGQSAALLAGLRAARAPLLVTMDADLQNDPADIPAIVTLLENHDVVSGVRAKRQDTVPRRLASRASNRVRRLILGDPCTDIGCALKGYRSAALEDLPAFDGLHRFLPLLALRHGGNYAEIQVGHRARTAGASKYNIRGRFLRGVLDLFGVAWYRRRAVSVTVKALERSPCHPSHPISSGRL, from the coding sequence ATGCCGCCGCAGCTCTCGATCGTCGCCCCGGTGTACAACGAGGCGGGCAACCTGGAACGCCTCGTGGCGGAGACGCACGACGCGATGACGTCGGCTGGCCTCGACTACGAGTTGATCCTGGTTGACGACCGCAGCACCGACGGCAGCCGCGACGTGCTCACGGAACTGGCAACGGACAACGAGAGACTGCGGGTCCTGAGTCTCGAACGCCATGCCGGCCAGTCGGCGGCGCTGCTCGCCGGGCTGCGAGCCGCCCGGGCGCCACTCCTCGTCACGATGGACGCCGACCTTCAGAATGACCCGGCCGACATCCCGGCGATCGTCACTCTGCTCGAGAACCACGACGTCGTCTCGGGCGTGCGGGCGAAACGCCAGGACACGGTGCCGCGGCGGCTGGCGAGCCGCGCCTCCAACCGGGTGCGGCGGCTCATCCTCGGCGACCCGTGCACCGACATCGGATGCGCACTCAAGGGCTACCGCTCCGCCGCTCTCGAAGACCTTCCCGCTTTCGACGGGCTTCATCGCTTTCTGCCCCTACTGGCCTTGCGACACGGCGGCAACTACGCTGAGATCCAGGTCGGACACCGTGCGCGCACGGCAGGTGCGAGCAAGTACAACATCCGGGGCCGCTTCCTGCGCGGAGTTCTGGATCTGTTCGGCGTCGCCTGGTACCGCCGACGTGCGGTCTCCGTCACCGTCAAAGCACTGGAGCGCTCACCATGCCACCCGTCACACCCGATCTCATCTGGAAGGCTGTAG
- a CDS encoding lipid-A-disaccharide synthase N-terminal domain-containing protein — protein sequence MPPVTPDLIWKAVGFGGQALFGSRFLVQWIATERRRQSVVPTAFWYLSLFGGLTLLSYAISIRDPVFITGQSFGVLVYSRNLWFVHRKKADQAD from the coding sequence ATGCCACCCGTCACACCCGATCTCATCTGGAAGGCTGTAGGTTTCGGAGGACAGGCCCTCTTCGGCTCTCGCTTCCTCGTTCAGTGGATTGCCACGGAGCGACGCCGCCAGAGCGTCGTTCCGACCGCCTTCTGGTACCTGAGCCTCTTCGGCGGCCTGACCCTGCTGAGCTACGCCATCTCGATCCGTGACCCGGTGTTCATCACCGGTCAGAGTTTCGGAGTGCTCGTGTACTCGCGCAACCTCTGGTTCGTACACCGGAAGAAGGCGGACCAAGCCGACTGA